The genomic stretch TCTATATTGCAGAGATCACCGACTACCTGGTTCAGTGGGAAGCCGGGACACCCTATGACGAAGACCATCCGGTTCCTAATCGAATGACGTCGGAGTCCACAGGGGCGGGCGCCCTATTGGCAGTGATCCTTGGGGCGGTAATCGGCTTTTTGGTTATGAGGCGGTTGAAGGATAAGCATGATACTGCCCAAGTGCAAGGCGATGCCGCTAGCTACATTGTTTCCGGTTCTAGTCAGATTACTGGTGCTAGAGACAATTTTGTAAACACCTACACAACGCAGGTGGCTCGTCCTAAAGAAAGCAAGTCCGATTCATCCAGTGGTCATACATTCAGTTCTGGTGGCACTTCTTTCAGCTCGGGAGGCGGCAAATTCTAAAACTGGTGTTGGGAGCAAAAACTCGTTGAGTTCATTTCAGGTAGGTCGTGGCAAAACTATCTTGATGAAAGAAAATGTGGTCTCTGATTTTGATAAAATTCCCGAAAAGATAATCAAGCCCCAATGACGGGGTGATTCCTGGAAGAAGATTAGTTGACTCGCATCACCATCGTGGAGGATCAAACAATCTTGCTTGATTCTCTAGCTGCAGCCATCGACGCGGAAGCAGATTTTACTGTTGTCGATAAGTTGACGGATGCCGCGCTCATTCATAGTTCTGTGCGTCGGCATCCGCCAGATCTAGTGCTGATGGACGTGGTCACTGAGAACTCTTCGGGTTTGAAGGAATCCGCTAAGTTGAAGGCACAATATCCGAACATCAAGGTTGTAGTGTTTACTGCCATGCCTGATGCTGCTTTCGTCGAAGAAGCGCGAGAGGCGAAAGTTGATTCATTCACTTATAAGAATGTCTCCACTGCTGACCTGCTTTCTATACTTCGTGCGACCCTACAAGGGGTGTCTAATTTCCCCGAGTCAACCGCGCGGCCAAGTTTTGGGGCTAATGAACTCAATAAACGTGAGATGCAGGTGCTGCGTTTAGTCTGTGCTGGCTACTCTCGACGCGAAATCGCCAATCAGATGTTTTTGAGCGAAAACACTGTCAAATCCTATATTTCCCAGCTTCTCGCAAAGAGTGGTTTTACCTCTGTCGCGCGTCTGGCATTGTGGGCGGTGTCTAACGGTTACATTGCCGCCCAGTCAAGCGATCCAAACTATGAACAAGATGTGTAAGGCCTTGAGCTGTAATGACCGCTGCCTTTGCCTCACGTGTTCCTCCTAATCGATTTCCGAGTTCTCCGTCTGTTGAATCAGTTGGCTCAACCTGGGTGCAAGATTGGCTGTTTCACCTTATTTTTTCCATACTTCTAGGTCTTTCCCTGCTGGGGTTAATTTTTGTGCCCCTGAGAACGGTCACTATTGAAACCAATAATGTGATTGCGGTGCCGAACGGTTTCGATTCACGGCTTAGCGATTTTTTTCGCGGTCAAGGGCTGACGGTTGAAAACCGTAGCGAATGGGCACTATTGAAAGAGTTTCGATCTGGGTCAACCTATGTAGTTACTAACGAAACTTTGGCCCATGCCGCGATGAAAGCTCAATCCGAAGCCACTTTCGACTATCTTTATCCCGAATCAGTGGTTTTGGCTAGCAAAAAGCCTCAAACTGAATTTATTACCGATATTCGCTGGCTGAGTGATAGCCCAGAGATTATTTATCTTGATCAAGGGGTTAGCCGTTTTGAGCTAATGAGTGTTTTGGCTCTCAATTCCAACCCAAACGATGAGGTGCAAACATTTTCGACCAAACAAGGCGCGCAATTGTTGCAAGGTCTGCGCCGGCAAGGACGTTTAAGAACTGGGTCTTCTCCTCAAGATCTGCAAAGAGCATTGGATCAAGGCTATCTTTGTTTAACGACTGATAGACGCAGCGTTCTTGCTACTTTGAACTCTTCAAGATTGCACTACGCCAAGTTTCCAACACTGACCTTCAACATGGGCGTGTGGGCGCGTCAAAAGAGTAAGCCGGAGGGTCTGTTTTCCTTAGAAACTCCACCGCCGGAGTTTCTAAGTGCCGTCGATTATCCCTCATTATCTATGGATTTTAGGGAAAGTATCAATGCTGAACCCATTACTGAGCTGGCTGCTTTCGTACAATTCACCTGGGATCAGAGCTTTTCCAATGACACCTATGGTGGTTCTTGGGAATGGGAAGATACTAATGAGGCCTACCAAATTGCGACGTTTATTGCTTTGCTAGGCCTGCTTAGCTTTTGGGCTGGCTGGCGATTTTGGACTGCGACTTCTCTGTATGCGCGCAGAGCCGTCCTCGTTCAAGCTGGCGTCTTGAGTTTATGGATTTTGGCGCGCGTAATTAAACATGCCTTGCCCGGCGTCTATGAACGTTATGCCTGGTACTACTATTACGTCCCGATATATTCGACGATGACGATTTTTTTCTTCGTCATCTCCCACTCGTGCCGTCGAAAACCACCTGGCTATCTATTATTGCGCGCTTTCGTGATAGCGGTAGGTGCTGCCCTAATGCTCTTGGTATTTACAAATGATCTACACCACCTACTGCTGCGTTTCGGACATGGGGAATCTGGGGTTGACTATCAATATGGGCCAGGCTACTACGCATACTATCTAGCTGTAGTTGCTGTCTTCTTTATGATCCTCTATGTAGCTCTTTGGGGTTTTAAGGGCAAACGATTACGGCTGTTGCTAGGTCTAGGTGTGTTGTTTGCTTTTATAGTGGCTTACTCGCTCGCTTACACCATGCGGGTGCCTTTTATTCGAGCCACTGAGAATGTGCAAATTTATTGCATTTATTTCTTATTCGCCTGGGAAATACTGTTTTTTATAGGATTAATTCCTCAAAATCGTGGATATATACGGTTTTTCAAAAAATCAAAGCTCCCCATAGAAATTGTTGACTGCGATTGGAAACCTCGCTTCGTCACATCGGCGCCACTTAGTTTGGACGAATCTGTAAGGCAACGGTTACAAGCAGGTGATAGCCCGGTGCTGGTATCTGAGAATACTGACGGCGTTACCCGAAAGCTGTACTGTCAGACACGTCCAGTAACTGCCGGTCATGTGATTTGGGAAACAGACGTCACTGCTGTGCAAGAACTTGAGATTTCATTGGCCGCTATTCGTGAGCGCGAAGCGCACCAAACTAAGGTTCTGTCTTCCGAATATGATGCTTTATTGCAGATGAAAGAGTCTGCTCAAGCACCACTGCTATATGACCGGCTTGACGAGCTAATGAATGGTGCCCTAGGTCGTGTGCAGGCTAACGCTCAACGACTGAACGCTAGTTTAGATAAACAAGAACTATTCGTGCTGTTGCGTAGCATCAAAATGGATTTAGGCTACGCAAAAAGGGCGGGTTTGCTAACTTTGCGGCACTTCGAGGATAAAGAAATTTCGGTAAATGCCGTAACGACATTGCTGAGCCAATCCTGCACTGATTTCTCATACGCTAACGCCTTGGCTGGACTGCATGGCCCAACTAGTGGGGTAATCCGATCTGATTTGGCACTGCGTTGCTTAGAAGGTTTACATCGTGGGTTAGCGTGCTTGGTTAGTTTTCCAGATATTGCGGTATTCATTAATTTTGTGGTTAGTGCGGATGGTCAGGCGGCACAACTGAACTGGATCTTGGATATTTCCACAGATCAAGTTTGTTTTCTGGAGCCGGTATCGAGCTGGCCTGGAGCCGAAACTAGAACGAATCTGGAAGATGATGTCGTTAACCTGTGCATGAGTTTTAAGACCTCTGACAGTGAATCATTAGAGCTAACCGCTACCGAGGGGGAATCTCGGTGAGCACACTACTTTTCAGTCTTACGCCAGCCCAGCTAGCTGCAGCCACAGCACAAATGATTATTGGTTTATTGGCTGCGTGCATCTTGACGATGAGCCAGTGGGTTATTCATCGCCGACGTTTGGCTACCGCTTTTTTGCTGAGTGTGGCAGTGCTGCTGTCTTTTTACACGTGGGCTTTCGCTGTTGTTCTTATTCACTCCCAAGCAGGAATTTTTGTCCTCAACGACCAAAACTTTGGTTGGTTCGTAATTGTGTGTCTGGGTTTAGGATTTGCCTTACTGACAACGACTTACCGCTACGCTACTGCGCCGCTATTGGTAACCTTAACCGCTTTTTTGCCCCCAATTTTGAGTATCGGTGGTTCGCGGGTGCTCTTAGCTGCAGGAGCATTTTCTACCTCTTGGTTGTGCGTCCAAGTTTGGCGGGAAGGGCAGCTCTTGCGTCGAGACTTAAGCCATTTCAGTATTAAAGAAGCCTTGGACTGGCTCGAGCACGGCGTACTATTTTCTGACTCCCACGGGCACAACAAGCTAGTTAATACCGCGATGGATAGGCTTCTCGAAAGCCTAGGGCTAACGTCACTGTCTCGCTATCAGATTTTAGGTGCGCAGCTTCGTCAGATTGCAACTGACAAAATAGGGGCATACCAAGATAAAACCCCAAACGATAGTTTGAGTAAAAAGTCTGGTGATGTCAGCGAAATTTTTCGGGTAACTGACCCCAAGAAACGAACCTGGATGCTGGAACGCACTCGGATTGCTGATAGACGTCACTCTTGGACTCAACTTCTTGCCTTAGACGTCAGCGAGTATATGGTTTTAAGTCAAGCTCTCTCGGACGAAATCGAAGGGTTGCAGGTTCGTCAACGTAAGTTAGCTTTAGAGACTGCACGGTTGAATGAAGCCTTGTCAAAACGCCTAGTTTTGAAAACTAGATCCTCAATTCATGACACGATCGCCCAACGAATCTCTTTCGTGCATAGATTCTTAGAAGATGGCGTCCTAGATAACGAACGCTTGGGTCAACTCCAACAATTGTTGGTCAATTTACCTACTGATCTGAGCCACAATCGTGCTCAAATCCCTCCGAAAGTTTGGCTTACTACCTTGCAGGAGTTAGCGGTAGCTGCCGAATTGGATCTACGCATTTACGGGATGTTGCCAGCTGAGGATGATAAGGCTCACTTATTTGTGCAAGTGCTACGAGAAGCTATAACAAACGTACTCATTCATACTGCTTCTACTGAAATGGAAGCCCGATTATGGGAAGACTCCAGGGGTTATTGGTTGGAAGTGTCTAATCCCGGTGCTGTTGCCACTAATCCAGCTTATGGCACCGGGCTGAGCAGCTTGGAGTCACGTTTAGAAGCAGCTGGCGGCTCATTGTCAGTATTCATCAGGCCACGTTTTACTTTGCGCGCCCGGTTGCCGCACTAGTGCTGGTCAGTATGGGCTGGGGTGATGATTGAGGAGATCATTTCGGCTGGCAATCAGATAAGTAGTGTGGCCGGCGGTTAGCGGCTGTTCAGGTTGTGTAGCGGGGCAAAACCGTACTTTTGGGTGATGGCAAACCGTAACTGTTCGACAAGACTGTTGGTTAAGGGAAGCAAAGCAGCTCCAGCGGCCTTACTTACGGAAGGAAAGCATCATGAAAAAGTTTCTTGCACTATTGGGTGCCTGTGTCCTGGCTCTGAGTCTGTCTTGTTGCGGAGGGGATAAGGAAGAACCTAAACCGGAAACTTCGGCTTCCGTAGCGGGAGGGTCTGCCTCGGCCGAAGACACGCAAAAAGCTGAAGTCCCTGACCACGAACCCGGCCTAATTTCCACCATCGAAGACGTAGTGCAGCCGGAGCAAGAGAATGCCGAAAAAACTGTTGATGATGCAGACGCTCTGGAACAGAAGTGGAAGGATGAGGGTAAGAAATATGCCGAAGCTAATGGGATTTCAACATCTTTTGTCGGCCCGACTTTCACTACCTTTTCTTCGGACACAATCGAGAGCTACCGCTACTATCTGAATGCTAATGACGACTGGAAAGCTGGCGATAAAGTAAAGATTGATTTTTACTGCCAGACTGTGGAACCAGCCGTTATCAAAGTGTGGGTTGCCCCAGATACGGACGAGCAAAAGGGTCAGCTGACGGAAGTTATGTGCGGGGTAGATACTCCTGCTCACGCCTCTTGGGAGTACACCCTATCTGCAGACACAAATAACTTGCTGATCTCTCGGCACCAGGTGCCGGTTGAGGGCTTTATGATTACCGACTACACGAAGATGTAGTCTTGAGTCGAATAACCCAGGCAATCTTGGATTGCCTGGGTTATTTCTAGCTCACCCGAAAATAGGGGTTACTAAGGTTGAGAATTCCTCCAAAAGCGACCCTCATTTCACATCATCTTTCGAGCGGAGGCAGTGATCATCGGCCAGTAGATTTCCCAACCACCTGATATGCGGGCGTCTTTTCCGGCTTGGACGATGAGCCCATGCAGCAACCCGAATTCGCTGACGCTGAAGTTTTCGGCGCGAATCGTCTCGTCGCAAGCTTTTCTGGCTTGAGCGTAAGTGTGGTAATTGCCCCACTCGGCGGCTTTCAGCAGCCGGCGCGCGTAGGCGTCATAAATGAATAGGCCACGGTTATAGGCGTAGAGGGCAATATCGTCAGCAGTTTCTTCACCAACCCCGCGAACGGCAAGTAAAGACTTGCGTAAATTTTGATCGCTCATTTTTGAGCTTTGGTAATCGTTTTCGCTAAACCAAGTGGCGATAGCTTTTAGATATTGAGTTTTCGCGCGCCAATAGCCCGAGGGTTTAATGGCTTGTTGGATTGCGGTATCTGGCCCATCAATAAGGGATTTTGGGTTCAATAAATCAAAGTTTTTAAGGTTGGTTATCGCTTTTTCTACGCTTGTCCAGGTGGTGTTTTGGGTTAATACTGCGCCCACCAAAATCTCGAATCGGCTCTGTGATGGCCACCAAACGTCAGTTTTTGGTACTGCAAGTCGAAGTATCTCCATGATTTTGCGCATTGGTAATCGGTTCACGGGTACACCACCTCTTAGCTAATGTATTGCATCGCTAGAGTTACCTACCATCGGCAACCGTGGTGCCTGTGTGATTTGCCAACGTCTGCTACAACTGCAAAACTTATATCTCACTTGGCCCCGTAGTGTAGTGGCCTAGCACGCGGCCCTCTCAAGGCTGTAACGGCAGTTCGAATCTGCTCGGGGCTACCAAGTTTATTGACGTTTTTCTAACGTTATATTTTTGTATATGGCAAAGTCTCAACGATAGCTTTGGGGTAGATGGGATTTTAAGGCCTTCACAAGCTATCGTTAAGTCATTAGAGCGATTTGGTGGTAGGGGATTAAGCTCTATGAGGCGGACAAATTTCAGCGCGGCACTCGTCAGCTTCTTAGCTAGCGTGGCTTTTTTGGCGATGTCAGCTGTAGGGCCAGGCGTCTTTGCGCAGGCGAATGCCTCGCTAAATTCTAGGTTATGGACAGCTCCCTCAGCCTCCAGCGTCTTTATGGCTAATCAGCGCGCCAAGGTGCAAGCAGAAGAAGCCTCGCGCTCCAAGGAGCCAGAGCCAGTCAAGACCCCTGAGGTGGCTGACACTGGCCACGCTGACAATGGTAAATGGGAATGGCCGCTAGATTCTAGGATTCAAACCTCGCCTTTTGGCTTTAGGACGGATCCAATTAATGGTTCTGCTGGTTTCCATACTGGCCTAGACATCGGGGCGGCTTGCGGCAGTGACGCTTACGCTAGTCGGGAGGGTCAAGTTTCGTTCGCTGGTGTTGCTGGCGGCTACGGCAATCGCATCGTCATTCTGCACTCCAATGGTGTGAGTAGTTCATATAACCACCTTCAAGAAATTCTGGTGAAGGTTGGTGACCAGGTGAAACAAGGCCAAGTAATCGCCAAAGTTGGGACTACTGGTAATTCAACAGGCTGCCATCTGCATTTCGAGATAATGATTGATGGCAAGTTCACCGACCCGCTGCCTTTCTTAAACGGCACGGCGGGCGCCAACCCCAAAACATACGGCTATGCAGGCTATCAGAGCGGCTCACCAACCCCCAATGCGGAGCAGTCAAAACCAGGTGAGGTGTTGGTTTGCGAAACTGATCAGCAATCAGCTCAAGCCTACGGCGGTAATATCCCTAGTGGTAGCGCTAATTGCGTCTCCAAGAAAGTGCCTGAGACGCAAAATAAACCTGCCGACTCGCCGTCCGAATCGCCAAATCCAACCCAGATGCCTAACCAGCCAACACCAGGGGTTGAGGATACGCCCGCTACGCCTAATCCGAGCGAAGATGGCGATAGTCCGTCGCCTACGCCAGGTGCTGATTCCCAGACACCAGCCGCCCCTGAACCTGATGTCTCGGCTTCGCCTGATCCGGTAGCCAACTCCCCAGCCGAACAAAACAATTAAGGTTTAGTTGGCTTGTCGTCGGCTGTTGATTTACGCAAAATATCCGTCAAATATTCGGCGGCAGCTATTACCGCTGGAGCATGCAATCTGCCCGGCTGTCGAGTTAACCGTTCTATTGGGCCTGAAACTGACATTGCCGCAATGACTTTTCCAGCAGGAGAACGCACTGGGGCGCTGACGGATGCCACCCCCGCTTCGCGTTCAGCCACCGATTGTGCCCAGCCTCGGCGTCTAACATTCGATAACGCGACGGCAGAAAAATCGGCGTGTTCTAACTCGCGGGCAAGGCGTTCTGGCTCTTCCCAGGCCATCAACACTTGGGCTGCTGATCCTGCGGTTAACGCTAGTTGGGCGCCGACGGGGATAGAGTCACGCAATCCAGACGGGCGATCAGCTGCTGCGATGCATACCCGAACTTCGCCCTGGCGGCGATATAACTGAGCCGATTCGCCAGTAATATCGCGCAACCGTTCTAGAACGGGGCCAGCCTTAGTCAGCAACTTGTCCTCTCCGGCGGCGGCCGCTAATTCCACCAGTCGAGGACCCAACACGAATCGACCCTGCAAATCTCTGGCAACTAGACGGTGGTGCTCTAAAGCGACTGCTAGTCGATGAGCAGTTGGCCTAGCTAATCCAGTCATTTGCACTAGGCCAGCCAAGGTTGCTGGGCCGGCCTCCAAAGCTGAAAGCACTTGAGCGGCTTTATCTAGCACGCCAACGCCAGAAGATTGTCCCATAAGCTGAGATTATCATCTCAACACGCGGACAGCTAGTGCATACTCTTCATATGGGAAAAACGCTGAGTCAAAAGATCTGGGACGACCATGTCGTCAGAGCTGAAGATGGCCAACCAGACTTGCTCTATATAGATTTGCAGTTATTGCACGAGGTGACTAGCCCACAGGCTTTTGAGGGGTTACGGCTAGCTGGCCGCAAAGTGCGCCGTCCGGAGCTGACCCAAGCTACCGAGGATCACAACACGCCTACCTTGGATATCTTTGCCCCAATTAGTGACCCAATCTCTAGAGCACAGATTGATACCTTGCGTGCTAATGCCAAAGAATTTGGTCTACCAATTTTTTCTCTCGGCGATATAAATCAAGGTGTAGTCCATATCATTGGCCCAAATTTGGGTTTGACTCAACCTGGTATGACGATTGTCTGCGGTGATTCCCACACCGCCACCCATGGCGCTTTTGGTGCGCTTGCTTTCGGCATCGGCACTTCCGAGGTGGAACATGTCCTGGCCACCCAGACGTTAACCCAAAATAAAATGCCCAGCATGGCTGTCAATATCGTTGGCGAACTAGGCGATGGTGTCAGCGCTAAAGACGTTATCTTGGCGTTAATAGCGCAAGTCGGAACGGGTGCCGGCTCCGGCTATATCGCTGAATATCGCGGCCCGGTTATCGAGGCGATGTCGATGGAAGAACGCATGACAATCTGCAATATGTCTATCGAATGGAGTGCCAAAGGTGGGCTAATTGCTCCAGATCAAACCACTTTCGATTATTTGAAGGGCAAGCCCTATGCGCCGAAGGGCGCTGATTGGGATGCTGCGCTTGAATACTGGCAGACTTTACGTAGCGACGAGGATGCCGCCTTTGACAAAGAGATCACCTTAGACGTTAGCGATCTAACCCCGTTCGTTACGTGGGGCACCAACCCCGGTCAAGGTGTTGAGCTTAGCGGTGTGGTACCAAACCCCGAAGATTTCCATGCTGAAGTTGATAAGAACGCTGCCAAGCGTGCACTGCAATATATGGATTTAGTGCCCGGCACCCCAATGCGCGACATCAAGATTGACACGGTGTTCCTAGGCTCGTGCACAAATGGTCGAATTGAGGATTTGCGAGCCGCAGCCAAAGTGCTTAAAGGCAAAAAAATTCATTCGGGTTTAAGAATGTTGGTCGTCCCCGGTTCGGGTACAGTTCGTCAACAAGCAATGGATGAGGGTCTAGACAAGGTCTTTACCGATTTTGGTGCTGAATGGCGTTTTGCTGGTTGCTCAATGTGTTTGGGAATGAACCCTGATCAATTGGCCCCTGGCGAGCGTTCGGCTTCTACCTCTAACCGTAATTTTGAAGGTAGGCAAGGCAAAGGTGGGCGAACTCACCTAGTCAGCCCTCAAGTAGCAGCTGCCACCGCAATAGCCGGGCACCTGGCTTCGCCAGCAGATATTTAAGGAACACAGTGATGGAAAAATTTCAGACTCATAGCGGCGTTGCCGTGCCATTGCGCCGCTCAAATGTTGACACTGACCAAATCATTCCGGCGGTTTATCTTAAGCGAATTACGCGTAGCGGTTTCGAGGATGGTTTATTTGCCTCTTGGCGAGTTGACGACGAATTCGTGTTGAATAAGTCAAGCTATAAGACAGGCTCCATCCTTATCGTCGGTCCAGATTTTGGTACCGGTAGCTCCAGGGAACACGCTGTTTGGGCACTGCAAAATTACGGGTTTAAAGTAATTATTGGCACCAGATTTGGACCTATTTTCAAAAATAATGCTGGTAAAGCGGGGTTGCTGATCGCTGTAGTGACCGACGATGTGGTTAAAGAACTTTGGGAATATACCGAAGCCAACCCAGGGGTGAAATTAACTGTTAACCTAGCTGACCAATCCATTTCAGCTGGTGAGCAGGTTTTTTCTTTCGAAATTGATGCCTATACCAAGCAGCGCCTACTTGCTGGTTTAGACGATATTGCTGCCACTTTGCGCCACGAGGACGAGATCGCCGCTTTTGAGGCCAAACGTCCGGTGTGGAAATTGCGAACACTACCAAAACAGGTCTAGTTAGCGGCTGAGCGTTAAGCTGAGGCAATGGCAAAAACTTGGGGAAGGTTGCGTCGACTCAACCCAACAAAGACTAACTCGTTGGCTTTGGCTGCGTTATCTCCGTTGGTTAAACCCCTACTTAGTCCGCTGATTAAATTTCGTTGGGCGGGAGGGGTTTTCGTCCCGAAAAGTGGGTCAGCCATTTTGGTGGCCAACCATATTTCCAGTCTCGACCCAGTGTTACTCGGGTTGTTTCTGGCTCACAACGGACGTTGGCCGCACTACCTGGCTAGGGCAAACCTTTGGGATAATCGACTGCTTCGTCACCTCTTGGAAACTTCCGGCCAGATTCCGGTTTTTCGCGACAGTGATCAGGCATCAGACGCTTTGAGGCAGGCCAAAGCTAGTTTAGCTAGCGGTAATACGGTAATTATTTACCCCGAAGGCACGATTACATTTGATCCGCAAGAATGGCCGATGACCATTCACACTGGCGTTGCCCGATTAGCGATTGCTACTGGGGCGCCCGTTATTCCAGTAGGGCAGTGGGGAGCTAATTTCGTATTACCGCCGCGGAAAATTCGTCCCTTAAAATTACGCCGCCATTTGGTAACTACGGTGGCTGGTGAGCCGCTAGAAATACCAAGGGGTGAGGAAGAAGATCGCGAACTTGTTGCCCGTGTTAGCAAACAAATTTTTGACGCTATCTGGCGTCAAACCTGTCTGGCTCGTGGCGAATCTGGTCCTGACACTATTTGGAGTCAGCGTTTTAACAAGAGGGTAGCCTGTGACGACGTTTTGTATTAGTTGGGTGCAGTAATCTAGTCGAGAACAGACGAAGGATACCGATGAAAACTATCGCACTTATTTTTGGTGGCCAATCTAGTGAGCACGAAATTTCGTGTCTGACAGCTGGGGAAGTTGTCAAAGCGATTGACGAAACAAAATACCGCGTTGTCGGTATCGGGATTACGCGTTCAGGGGTTTGGCAACGTTATGAGCCAGCCGAGGTTGCTGCTCTAAAGACGGTGGCTAAAAAATTGCCTTCATTGTCTGAAGATCATCGCCACGCAGTCGTGTTACGCAGTGGTACTGGCTTACAAATTGCCACGCGGCAGGGCGACGCATTCTCAGATGTGATTGATGTCGATGTGGTGTTCTCGCTCATTCACGGCACCTATGGCGAGGATGGCACGCTACAGGGAATGTTAGAAATGTTCCACTGCCCCTACGTTGGCTCTGGTGTGGCCTCTAGCGCTATCGGTATGGATAAACACTTTATGAAAGTGGCACTACAAGCAGCCGGTATCCCTAGCGGATCTTATCGCGTTATCAGGCCTGCACTCTGGGAAAATAATCGTGAGCTAGCACTAGCTAGAGTAGGTGAATTACAGTTTCCGATCTTTGTTAAACCCGCCAGAGGTGGCTCGTCTGTAGGTATAAGCCGCGTTGCAGATTTAAGTGGTCTTGGACAGGCCATCGAAGTGGCAAGACAATACGACCCGAAGGTAATTGTTGAGCAGGGCATCACTGATGCCCGGGAAGTTGAATGTGCGGTGCTTGGCCCACTCGCGGGTGGCCAGCCGCGAGTGTCTTGTCCCGGTGAGATAGTCGTTCATACTGGCGATGCCTTCTACGATTACGAAGCTAAATATTTACCTACTGATGGCGAGGTTGATCTAAACATTCCGGCTGATTTGCCCCCCGAAATTAGTGCCAAGGTGCGCGATTTAGCTCGTCGCAGCTTTGAAGCTTTAGATTGTGAGGGTCTAGCCAGAGTTGATTTATTCGTTACTGCTCAAGGTGATGTGCTGGTCAATGAAGTCAATACCATGCCAGGTTTCACCAAACTATCGATGTTCCCGAGTTTGTGGCAGGCAAGTGGTATTAGCTATCGCGAATTGCTGACTGATTTGATCGAACAAGCTTTAGCTAGGCCAGTCAATGTGAATAGGTAGTTTTATGAGCCAAACAGTGTCAAATTTGGGGGAATTTGGGTTAATCAACCGCATAACTAGGGATTTGCCGACCTCTCCTGCAGTCTCGGTAGGTCCAGGTGACGACGGTGCTGTCTTTTTAGTGAATGGCTCTGTCGTGTCTACAGTGGACATGCTCGTCGAAGACGTCCACTTCAAACGTTCCTGGTGCTCTGGCCAGGATGTTGGACGCAAACTTGTCGGCGCTAACGTTGCCGACTTGGAGGCTATGGGGGCTAAACCGGTTGCCTTAGTGGCAGCGGTTTCGCTACCAAAAGATCTGGAAGAGTCCTGGGTACGAGAGTTTGCTACGGGGCTGCGTGATGAAGCGACACTGGCTGACGCGTCATTGGTGGGCGGGGATATAGTTACTGGCGAAAAAATTGTGGTTTCGTTGACTGC from Vaginimicrobium propionicum encodes the following:
- the leuC gene encoding 3-isopropylmalate dehydratase large subunit; protein product: MGKTLSQKIWDDHVVRAEDGQPDLLYIDLQLLHEVTSPQAFEGLRLAGRKVRRPELTQATEDHNTPTLDIFAPISDPISRAQIDTLRANAKEFGLPIFSLGDINQGVVHIIGPNLGLTQPGMTIVCGDSHTATHGAFGALAFGIGTSEVEHVLATQTLTQNKMPSMAVNIVGELGDGVSAKDVILALIAQVGTGAGSGYIAEYRGPVIEAMSMEERMTICNMSIEWSAKGGLIAPDQTTFDYLKGKPYAPKGADWDAALEYWQTLRSDEDAAFDKEITLDVSDLTPFVTWGTNPGQGVELSGVVPNPEDFHAEVDKNAAKRALQYMDLVPGTPMRDIKIDTVFLGSCTNGRIEDLRAAAKVLKGKKIHSGLRMLVVPGSGTVRQQAMDEGLDKVFTDFGAEWRFAGCSMCLGMNPDQLAPGERSASTSNRNFEGRQGKGGRTHLVSPQVAAATAIAGHLASPADI
- the leuD gene encoding 3-isopropylmalate dehydratase small subunit; this encodes MEKFQTHSGVAVPLRRSNVDTDQIIPAVYLKRITRSGFEDGLFASWRVDDEFVLNKSSYKTGSILIVGPDFGTGSSREHAVWALQNYGFKVIIGTRFGPIFKNNAGKAGLLIAVVTDDVVKELWEYTEANPGVKLTVNLADQSISAGEQVFSFEIDAYTKQRLLAGLDDIAATLRHEDEIAAFEAKRPVWKLRTLPKQV
- a CDS encoding 1-acyl-sn-glycerol-3-phosphate acyltransferase; the encoded protein is MAKTWGRLRRLNPTKTNSLALAALSPLVKPLLSPLIKFRWAGGVFVPKSGSAILVANHISSLDPVLLGLFLAHNGRWPHYLARANLWDNRLLRHLLETSGQIPVFRDSDQASDALRQAKASLASGNTVIIYPEGTITFDPQEWPMTIHTGVARLAIATGAPVIPVGQWGANFVLPPRKIRPLKLRRHLVTTVAGEPLEIPRGEEEDRELVARVSKQIFDAIWRQTCLARGESGPDTIWSQRFNKRVACDDVLY
- a CDS encoding D-alanine--D-alanine ligase family protein, yielding MKTIALIFGGQSSEHEISCLTAGEVVKAIDETKYRVVGIGITRSGVWQRYEPAEVAALKTVAKKLPSLSEDHRHAVVLRSGTGLQIATRQGDAFSDVIDVDVVFSLIHGTYGEDGTLQGMLEMFHCPYVGSGVASSAIGMDKHFMKVALQAAGIPSGSYRVIRPALWENNRELALARVGELQFPIFVKPARGGSSVGISRVADLSGLGQAIEVARQYDPKVIVEQGITDAREVECAVLGPLAGGQPRVSCPGEIVVHTGDAFYDYEAKYLPTDGEVDLNIPADLPPEISAKVRDLARRSFEALDCEGLARVDLFVTAQGDVLVNEVNTMPGFTKLSMFPSLWQASGISYRELLTDLIEQALARPVNVNR